A window of Lysobacter sp. TY2-98 genomic DNA:
TCAGCGCTGCCGGCGCGCGCGCTTCTGCTCGTACATGCGTTCGTCCGCCGTATGCAGCACCTGCGACGCATGTGATTCGCCGTCATGGATCACCCAGCCGACGCTGCACTTGATGCGCAGGCGCACGCCGTTCACCACACGCGGCCGCGCGAGTTCATCCTCCACGGCCGCGGCGACCGAGCGCACGTCGCGGTCGGCATCGCGCAGCGACGACAGCAGCACGACGAATTCGTCGCCACCCAGGCGCGCGACCACGTCGGTATCGCGCAGCGTGTCGCGCAGGACGCCGGCGGTGGTGCGCAGCACCGCATCGCCCGTCGCGTGTCCGTAGCTGTCGTTGATGTCCTTGAAGTCATCGAGGTCGATGAACAGCACACCGAAGCGGTGGGGCTGACCGTCGTGCGCGGCGCATACGGCCTCGAGCTGCGCTTCGAACGTCGCGCGGTTGGGCAGACTGGTCAACGCATCCAGCGACGCCGCGTCCTGATACATCTGCGCAGTGGCCTGCGTGTCGAGCAGCGCATCGTGCAGCCGACGCAGAAGGCGCGCGTTCTCCTCCAGTGCGAGCTGGCGGCCCAGCGCGCCGCCCATCGCGTTGCCGATCAGCGCGATCGCCTGCGCATCGATGTCGTCGAACGCGTGCGTCACGGAGGAACAGATCTCGAGTACGCCCTGCGCGGTGTCGCCGTAGCGCAACGGGGCCGCGATGAGTGCGTGCAGGTGGTGGCGACGGCGCGCGTCGCCGCGGATGCGCTCGTCGCCCGCCGTCGCGTCGCTGCGGAGCGACGTACCCTCTTCGAGACAGGCGCGCGCCAGCGTCTGCCCGCCGTTGAATGCATCGACGTCCAGCCGTGTCATCTGCCCTCGCGCGGACGCGACCGTCAGGCCGGCGTCGCCGTTGTCGAGCAGCACCACGCCACCGGTAGCGCGGGTGATCTCCACGACTTTGTCGAGTGCGTATTCGACGAACGACTGCGCGCCGCCCGGGTGCTCGGCCACGGACGCGAGTGTGGCGACGAGCCCACGCAGGCGCAGGATTTCGCTGTCCTTCGACGAGGACGCGATCCAGGGCAGGCCCCGTTCACCGCGGGGTCGACCGGGAGTCAGCACGTTCGCAGCAATCCAATCCGGCAGAGCGACGCATCGTCGTCGAGCGTCCATAAAGTGCGCGTGAGCCGGGAAAGTGCGCGCGTCACGGTCGAGGCGGAACGTCGTTCACATAGCGGCCTCGACCGTGGCGTAACGCGCGTCTGCGACACTGCGCTGGCTGAACGAGAGGGGTTTTGCATGCGCCTGCTGCGGTGGTCGTTCTACCTTCTCGCGGCGAGCGCGTTGCTCGCCTGCGTCCCGACCCGCGCCGATTCATCGAGACCGATCGCGACGGCGCTCCTGCCATCGAAAGCGGGCTCGCACCGGCTCGTCGTCGTGCTGCCGGGGCGGCGCGATCGTCTGGAATCGCTACGACGCAGCGGCGTGGGCGAAGCCATCCAGCGCGCGTGGCCGGACGCCGACGTGCTGTTCGCCGAACTCTCGATGCCCTACTACGTC
This region includes:
- a CDS encoding sensor domain-containing diguanylate cyclase, which gives rise to MLTPGRPRGERGLPWIASSSKDSEILRLRGLVATLASVAEHPGGAQSFVEYALDKVVEITRATGGVVLLDNGDAGLTVASARGQMTRLDVDAFNGGQTLARACLEEGTSLRSDATAGDERIRGDARRRHHLHALIAAPLRYGDTAQGVLEICSSVTHAFDDIDAQAIALIGNAMGGALGRQLALEENARLLRRLHDALLDTQATAQMYQDAASLDALTSLPNRATFEAQLEAVCAAHDGQPHRFGVLFIDLDDFKDINDSYGHATGDAVLRTTAGVLRDTLRDTDVVARLGGDEFVVLLSSLRDADRDVRSVAAAVEDELARPRVVNGVRLRIKCSVGWVIHDGESHASQVLHTADERMYEQKRARRQR